A portion of the Staphylococcus felis genome contains these proteins:
- a CDS encoding MarR family winged helix-turn-helix transcriptional regulator gives MPKNDPKLKSELCFLCYVSSKEVIKKYSTHLRPFDLTYTGYITLTSIGDEEVLNIKELGDRIFLNSGTLTPLIKKLVSKGLVQKLRNPDDERNLNLSLTDEGRRVKAEIKQLSRQVSEELIFEDNDMEDLVNILNRFVKNNFDKTV, from the coding sequence ATGCCAAAAAATGACCCAAAACTCAAAAGTGAATTATGTTTTTTGTGTTACGTCTCATCAAAAGAAGTCATTAAAAAATATTCAACACATTTAAGGCCTTTCGATCTAACATATACTGGCTACATTACGTTGACTTCAATTGGTGATGAAGAGGTATTAAATATTAAAGAACTTGGTGATCGTATTTTTCTAAACTCTGGTACCCTTACGCCTTTAATCAAAAAACTCGTCAGCAAAGGACTTGTTCAAAAATTGCGTAATCCTGATGATGAACGCAATCTCAACTTATCCCTTACTGACGAAGGAAGACGCGTCAAAGCTGAAATTAAGCAACTGTCACGTCAAGTCTCTGAAGAACTTATATTTGAAGATAACGATATGGAAGATTTAGTCAATATCTTAAATCGTTTCGTCAAAAACAATTTCGATAAGACTGTT
- a CDS encoding M23 family metallopeptidase yields the protein MKNWIVSIISLIIIGIIIIYITNHLNDYQQDYSKWYDNQANEWFEQDRKTHGFGTYNYNLSFDGDNRHYGIDYRLPVGTDILAPTDGVVTRIFKDDLGGNVLEIKEENGRYYEWFMHLSDYEVKVGDSVETGDVIAKSGNTGERTTGPHLHFQRMKGGIGNRFAEDPEPFIDSLPNGQRSLYRLK from the coding sequence ATGAAAAATTGGATTGTATCGATTATAAGTTTGATAATTATTGGAATAATCATTATATATATCACGAATCATTTGAATGACTATCAACAAGACTATTCAAAATGGTACGATAATCAAGCAAATGAATGGTTTGAACAAGATCGTAAGACACATGGATTTGGCACATATAATTATAATTTATCATTTGATGGCGATAATCGTCATTATGGGATAGATTATCGTTTACCAGTTGGTACAGATATACTTGCCCCAACTGATGGCGTGGTCACGCGTATTTTCAAAGATGATTTAGGTGGCAATGTACTCGAAATAAAAGAAGAAAATGGACGTTATTACGAATGGTTTATGCATTTGAGTGACTATGAAGTTAAAGTTGGAGATTCTGTCGAAACAGGTGATGTTATAGCAAAGTCAGGAAATACAGGTGAGCGAACAACAGGCCCTCATCTTCACTTCCAACGTATGAAAGGCGGGATTGGTAACCGATTTGCGGAAGATCCAGAACCATTTATAGACTCATTGCCTAATGGACAACGCAGCTTATATCGTCTTAAGTAG
- a CDS encoding acyltransferase family protein — protein sequence MSVSELKRTHRYKYNQKRRYLPGLDGFRAIAVLAIIMFHLNPLWLPGGFLGVDTFFVISGYLITSLLLSEYTQKNHIDLVQFWLRRVKRLIPAVFFMITIVVIYTILFEPQIFFSVKKDAIAAIFYVSNWWYIFEDVDYFNQFAIEPFKHLWSLAIEEQFYLFYPLILLICLKVFKKKTTFFIILAVSLLSLILMIALSFTVVDHNYSRLYFGTDTRLQTLLLGSLLAFIWPPFNLSLNIPKKQNIWISLIGLFSIAGLILLFFFINNNDTWLYMGGFYLISVLTLLIIASSVLPSGIFAMVLGNKLFTYIGKRSYSMYLWHYPIIVFLHSHFVNGQIPFYVYIIDIVLILIMTEISYHFIENPIRKHGFKAFSITPKRLMSFVRLSITTVLTLATVLFLLGAFDGIGEVHKEKKKETSFTTHNQTSKSTQESKDNESKSTEAPAEDFDIEKAEPLLIGDSVMVDIGDIFHEKVPNATIDGQVGRQLIDVPDLVDSQYQSFNSKDADVVLELGTNGDFTKEQLETLLARFKKANVYLVNVRVPREYESHVNALMAEAAKKHKNVHLIDWYSASEGHTDYFAYDGIHLEYEGSKALSDLIQSRIKKHHETETSSS from the coding sequence ATGTCAGTATCTGAATTAAAGCGTACGCACCGCTATAAGTACAATCAAAAGCGTAGGTACTTGCCTGGTCTTGATGGTTTTAGAGCTATTGCGGTCCTTGCAATTATTATGTTTCACCTTAATCCTCTATGGCTACCAGGTGGCTTTTTAGGTGTTGATACTTTTTTTGTAATTTCAGGTTACTTAATCACTTCGTTACTCTTATCTGAATACACCCAGAAAAACCATATTGATTTAGTTCAATTTTGGTTGCGAAGAGTGAAGCGACTCATACCTGCAGTCTTTTTTATGATTACAATCGTTGTCATTTATACGATTCTATTTGAGCCACAAATCTTTTTCAGTGTTAAAAAAGATGCTATCGCGGCAATATTTTATGTTTCAAATTGGTGGTATATATTTGAAGATGTTGACTATTTTAATCAATTTGCTATAGAGCCTTTTAAACATCTATGGTCGTTGGCTATCGAAGAGCAATTTTATTTATTTTATCCTTTGATTCTCTTGATTTGTTTAAAAGTGTTCAAGAAAAAAACAACATTCTTTATTATTTTAGCAGTATCGCTCTTATCACTCATTTTGATGATAGCTTTAAGTTTTACAGTGGTCGATCATAACTATTCACGTCTTTATTTTGGGACAGATACACGATTACAAACCTTACTACTCGGTTCACTGTTAGCATTTATATGGCCACCGTTTAACCTGTCTCTTAATATACCGAAAAAACAAAATATCTGGATTAGTTTAATAGGACTATTCAGCATCGCGGGACTCATCTTGTTATTTTTCTTTATCAATAATAATGATACTTGGCTGTATATGGGTGGATTTTACCTTATTTCCGTTCTGACTTTGCTTATCATTGCAAGTTCAGTATTGCCATCAGGTATTTTTGCTATGGTATTAGGGAACAAATTATTCACTTATATTGGAAAACGTTCTTATAGTATGTATTTATGGCACTATCCTATTATTGTTTTCTTACATAGTCATTTCGTCAATGGTCAAATACCGTTTTATGTTTATATCATTGACATTGTACTTATTTTGATTATGACTGAGATTTCATATCACTTTATTGAAAATCCAATACGAAAGCATGGTTTTAAAGCTTTTTCTATTACACCTAAGCGTCTCATGTCTTTTGTAAGGTTAAGTATTACAACTGTTTTAACTTTAGCAACGGTACTCTTTTTATTAGGTGCCTTTGATGGAATTGGTGAAGTCCATAAAGAAAAGAAAAAAGAAACGAGCTTCACAACACACAATCAAACTTCAAAGTCTACCCAAGAGTCCAAAGACAACGAATCCAAGTCAACCGAAGCGCCAGCTGAAGATTTTGATATTGAAAAGGCTGAGCCGTTGCTTATTGGTGATTCTGTCATGGTTGATATTGGTGATATTTTCCATGAAAAGGTTCCAAATGCAACGATTGACGGTCAAGTCGGTCGCCAACTGATTGACGTCCCGGATTTGGTAGATAGCCAGTATCAATCTTTTAATTCAAAAGACGCTGATGTCGTTTTAGAATTGGGAACGAATGGCGATTTTACAAAAGAACAACTTGAAACACTACTCGCTCGATTTAAAAAAGCAAATGTTTACCTCGTGAATGTACGTGTTCCTCGCGAATACGAATCACATGTCAATGCATTAATGGCAGAAGCAGCTAAAAAGCATAAAAATGTGCATCTGATTGATTGGTATTCAGCTTCTGAAGGACACACAGACTATTTTGCCTATGATGGTATTCATTTAGAATATGAAGGATCAAAAGCATTATCTGACTTAATTCAAAGTCGTATTAAAAAACATCATGAAACAGAAACCTCATCCTCATAA
- a CDS encoding ABC transporter permease → MKYYQIFKDVLKLLKRNKRQSILTSIAIGIATFVVLIILSSQSYTFNALSEDMKIDEHTTSLTFTPHDKLDLEGFTDEDSQIIQKQTGYHPKLISSSYGKMIPVKLNGNQQILSFRTEHNLKENHVELPEVLKGKDIHHIQNVGQVAISDKALMKLTRSNDIENGLDKVLTIDQRQYKIKTIYQSSAVKEVIPDMIVSTKSEKAILKNHVFYDEMEVSTSKTSDIYKMLAILDQKGTHRERGTYDFIDNVQTYKDTKKEANTILNFIAILSSISIFVAGFGVMNAMFSTVSERSREIAIRRALGAKKSHIYLSYMIEGTLLSIMGGIMGVISAFIFIALMNLSGVDSAVSTIQVLITLAATAILGVLFSMLPAMVAANKNVVEGMK, encoded by the coding sequence GTGAAATATTATCAAATTTTTAAAGATGTTTTGAAACTATTGAAACGTAACAAAAGGCAAAGTATTTTAACATCGATTGCAATAGGTATAGCAACATTTGTCGTGTTAATCATATTATCAAGTCAGTCATATACGTTTAATGCATTATCAGAAGATATGAAAATAGATGAACATACAACATCACTCACGTTCACACCACATGACAAATTAGATTTAGAAGGTTTTACAGATGAAGATAGTCAAATCATCCAAAAACAAACAGGTTATCATCCTAAGCTGATATCAAGTTCATACGGAAAAATGATACCAGTCAAACTGAATGGTAATCAACAAATTTTGAGTTTTAGAACAGAACATAATTTGAAAGAAAACCATGTTGAATTGCCCGAAGTTTTAAAAGGTAAAGACATTCATCATATTCAAAACGTAGGTCAAGTTGCGATAAGTGATAAAGCGCTTATGAAATTAACGCGAAGTAATGATATCGAAAATGGTTTAGATAAAGTATTAACGATAGATCAGCGTCAATATAAAATTAAAACAATATATCAAAGTTCAGCAGTTAAAGAAGTTATACCAGATATGATTGTTTCAACAAAAAGTGAAAAGGCCATTTTAAAAAATCATGTCTTTTATGATGAAATGGAAGTTTCAACATCTAAAACATCTGACATATACAAAATGTTAGCGATTTTAGATCAGAAAGGAACACATAGGGAAAGAGGAACCTATGATTTTATAGACAATGTTCAAACCTATAAAGATACTAAAAAAGAAGCAAACACCATTTTAAATTTTATCGCTATTTTATCAAGTATCTCTATTTTTGTTGCTGGGTTTGGAGTGATGAATGCAATGTTTTCTACCGTAAGTGAGAGGAGTAGAGAAATTGCTATTAGAAGAGCATTAGGTGCTAAAAAATCGCATATTTACCTATCTTATATGATAGAGGGAACTTTATTATCAATCATGGGTGGCATCATGGGAGTGATTTCGGCATTTATTTTTATTGCTTTAATGAATTTATCTGGAGTTGACTCAGCGGTTTCAACTATACAAGTACTCATCACATTAGCTGCTACTGCTATTTTAGGTGTTTTATTTAGTATGCTACCAGCAATGGTTGCAGCCAATAAAAATGTAGTCGAAGGTATGAAGTAA
- a CDS encoding GTP pyrophosphokinase, with the protein MLFENWLSLNDYILRHNDEVGKKHRFLSFDDYHKYAQFLELTHIYKAAARELSTKLIILDEDFQIKNEHNPIHNIQRRIKKISSLVEKLERKGLPVSAEAAQKHIMDIAGIRVVCKYIEDIYTMESLLLKQDDIKLLKRKDYILKPKRNGYKSLHIVVSISIFLTDQNTAIEVPVEVQLRTIGMDMWASLEHRLHYKNTKGCTKFYRDILKECADDIARIERKMQRVHLNIQQHDSTNYHSNEDELK; encoded by the coding sequence ATGCTTTTTGAGAACTGGTTATCCCTAAATGATTATATTTTAAGGCATAATGATGAAGTAGGTAAAAAACACAGATTCCTCTCTTTTGATGACTATCATAAATATGCACAGTTTCTGGAACTTACTCATATTTATAAAGCTGCAGCACGAGAACTTAGCACTAAATTAATCATTTTAGATGAAGACTTTCAAATCAAAAATGAACATAACCCGATTCATAACATACAACGACGTATTAAAAAAATATCAAGTTTAGTTGAAAAGTTAGAGCGAAAAGGGCTGCCAGTTTCAGCTGAGGCCGCTCAAAAGCATATTATGGATATTGCTGGTATTCGGGTAGTATGCAAGTATATTGAAGACATTTATACTATGGAGTCTTTATTGCTTAAACAAGATGACATTAAGTTATTAAAGCGAAAAGACTATATCTTAAAGCCTAAGAGAAATGGTTACAAAAGCTTGCATATTGTTGTCTCAATATCAATTTTTTTAACTGATCAGAACACTGCAATTGAAGTTCCGGTAGAAGTACAATTACGCACAATAGGTATGGATATGTGGGCAAGTTTAGAGCATAGACTCCATTATAAAAACACAAAAGGTTGTACAAAATTTTATAGAGATATATTAAAAGAGTGTGCAGATGATATTGCGCGAATAGAACGAAAAATGCAACGTGTACATCTGAATATTCAACAACATGATTCGACAAATTATCATTCAAATGAAGACGAATTAAAGTAG
- a CDS encoding nitroreductase family protein has protein sequence MPLNNHFDDILKGRRSVKVFDENVKIPRSEMDEILTKATLAPSSINMQPWRLVVVDTEEGKEKLRPLVRFNSRQNDTSAAMIVIFGDMLNYEYAEDIYGAAVEKGYMLKEIKEELVERFVTMYKALDRQAMNDIVKVDSSLMAMQLMLVARQYGYDTNPIGGFDRENIAQAFDLDPERYVPVMIVAIGKEAVEGRPSYRLPINKIVQYH, from the coding sequence ATGCCCTTAAATAATCACTTTGATGATATTTTAAAAGGTAGACGATCAGTAAAAGTCTTTGATGAAAATGTAAAAATACCCCGTTCAGAAATGGATGAAATACTTACAAAAGCCACGCTTGCACCTTCATCAATCAACATGCAACCGTGGCGTTTAGTTGTAGTGGATACTGAGGAAGGTAAAGAAAAATTAAGACCACTTGTAAGATTTAACTCACGTCAAAATGACACTTCAGCAGCGATGATTGTCATTTTTGGAGATATGCTCAATTATGAGTATGCTGAAGACATTTATGGTGCGGCTGTTGAAAAAGGCTATATGCTAAAAGAGATTAAAGAAGAGCTTGTAGAGCGTTTCGTAACGATGTATAAAGCACTAGATAGACAAGCGATGAATGATATTGTGAAAGTGGATAGTAGTTTAATGGCGATGCAATTGATGCTTGTGGCTCGTCAATATGGCTATGATACAAACCCAATCGGAGGATTTGATCGCGAAAATATTGCACAAGCGTTTGATTTAGATCCAGAACGCTATGTACCGGTAATGATTGTTGCTATTGGAAAAGAAGCGGTAGAAGGCCGTCCATCATATCGATTACCCATCAATAAAATTGTACAATACCACTAA
- a CDS encoding ABC transporter ATP-binding protein, which produces MQSIIECTNLKKIYQNGETENKVLNNINLIVEQGDFISIMGTSGVGKSTLINILGLIDSDFEGAYCFNHAAVKEMNDDELSEYRNNYIGFIFQNFNLIDEYNVKENILLPFLYTSRKSSANKINELAKKMNIFDKLSEYPPNLSGGQKQRVAIMRALINQPQVIIADEPTGSLDEETRDEILDILVQLNKEGKTIILVTHDPKVANKSSKILEIKEGQLMEKLG; this is translated from the coding sequence ATGCAGAGCATAATAGAATGTACCAATTTAAAAAAGATATATCAAAATGGTGAAACAGAAAACAAAGTACTCAATAATATCAATTTAATTGTTGAGCAAGGAGATTTTATTTCTATAATGGGAACTTCGGGTGTTGGAAAATCGACATTAATTAATATATTAGGGTTGATTGATTCAGATTTCGAAGGAGCATATTGCTTTAATCATGCTGCTGTCAAAGAAATGAACGATGATGAATTATCAGAATATAGAAATAATTATATTGGATTTATCTTTCAAAACTTCAATTTAATCGATGAATATAATGTAAAAGAGAATATTTTACTTCCCTTTTTATATACGAGTCGGAAGTCGAGCGCAAATAAAATCAATGAACTAGCTAAAAAAATGAATATATTTGATAAATTGAGTGAATACCCACCAAATTTATCTGGGGGACAAAAGCAAAGAGTAGCGATAATGAGAGCACTCATTAATCAACCTCAAGTCATCATAGCTGATGAGCCTACGGGATCTCTAGATGAAGAGACGAGAGATGAGATTTTAGATATATTAGTACAACTGAACAAAGAGGGGAAAACAATTATATTAGTGACACACGATCCAAAAGTCGCAAATAAAAGCTCTAAAATTTTAGAAATAAAAGAAGGTCAATTAATGGAGAAATTAGGTTAA
- a CDS encoding transglycosylase SLT domain-containing protein, translated as MKKTLFASTLALTLGVTGVATHATDANAAEENIDKAELAELASSNDPSLNQHPIHEGAYDYTFTLDGVSYHFWSNGTQFGWSFNGYGNVTDTVAQPSQFDIQDVNAQATQSNGSNTASTVQQSNTQAPAATSAPQTTQTSTASAGSITLGNGNTAGSVGSRAAQEMAARTGVPASTWETIIARESNGQLNARNASGASGLFQTMPGWGSTGSYNEQLDAATKAYKAQGLSAWGM; from the coding sequence ATGAAGAAAACATTATTCGCTTCAACATTAGCGTTAACATTAGGAGTTACAGGCGTTGCGACTCACGCTACAGACGCAAATGCCGCTGAAGAAAACATTGATAAAGCAGAATTAGCAGAGTTAGCATCAAGCAATGACCCATCATTAAATCAACACCCAATTCATGAGGGTGCTTATGACTATACATTTACACTTGACGGTGTAAGCTACCACTTCTGGTCAAACGGTACTCAATTCGGTTGGTCATTCAATGGTTATGGCAATGTTACTGACACAGTAGCGCAACCATCACAATTTGACATCCAAGACGTAAATGCACAAGCAACGCAATCAAATGGTAGCAACACTGCTTCAACTGTACAACAATCAAACACTCAAGCACCAGCTGCAACAAGCGCGCCACAAACAACTCAAACATCAACAGCTAGTGCAGGTTCTATCACTTTAGGTAACGGTAATACTGCAGGTTCAGTTGGTTCAAGAGCCGCTCAAGAAATGGCTGCACGTACAGGTGTTCCAGCATCTACTTGGGAAACTATTATTGCACGTGAGTCTAATGGTCAATTAAATGCACGTAACGCATCAGGAGCTTCTGGTTTATTCCAAACTATGCCTGGTTGGGGTTCAACTGGTAGCTACAACGAACAACTTGATGCAGCTACAAAAGCATACAAAGCTCAAGGTCTTTCAGCTTGGGGTATGTAA